TTCTAAACAAATACAAAATTATAAACTCAAAATAAATAAATGGAGGGAAAATCAAGTTATTATAATCTTGAAGATAGAACATTTAAATTTGCTCAAGACGTAAGGAATTTCTTGAAAATTATAAGTAAAAGTATCTCAAATTTTGAAGATGCTAAACAATTAGTTAGGTCGTCTGGCTCAGTTGGAGCCAACTATATTGAAGCAAATGAATCTTTCAGTAAAAAGGATTTCATTCATAGAGTAAAAATATCCAGAAAAGAAGCAAAAGAATCAAGATATTGGCTATTGCTTCTCGATATAAATAGTGATAATCTAGACAAGCAAAGAAAAGTATTAGTTAACGAAGTAACCGAGTTAATGAAAATTTTCGGAGCAATAATTGAAAAATCAAAATAACTATTTTTAATTTTAGAATTTGAATTTTGAATTTGTTTAGAATTTAGTACTTAGAATTTAGAGTTTAAACACTGGTATAACTATGCACTTATTTAATAAATAATTTTTAAGATATATATGTTTAAAAAAAATACATTGACTAACGGTCTTACCGTTATTACAGCACCTAGCCGTGGCACTATGACTGCCACGATTTTAATTATGGTTGGGACGGGAGCCAAATATGAAAATGAAAAAAACTCTGGTCTTTCTCATTTTCTAGAACATGTCTTTTTTAAGGGGACAAAAAATAGACCCACCGCTCACAGTATTGTCAGCGAGCTAGATGGTCTTGGTTGCGATTACAATGCTTTTACTGGCAAAGAATATACTGGTTATTATATAAAAGTTGATGCTACAAAATTGAACAAAGCCATTGATATTTTATCTGATATGTTTCTTAACTCTAAGTTTGATGCTTCGGAAATAAATAGAGAGAGAGGAGTTATTATTGAGGAGCTAAATATGTATAGAGATAATCCAATGATGTATATTGAAGATATTTTTGAGGAATGTCTATACGGAGATACTCCAGCTGGACGTGATACTATTGGAACAAAAGAAAATATATTGAATTTGAAGAGAAGTGAATTTGTTAATTATGTAGAATCTCAGTATGGTCCAGAAAATACTTTTGTGGTTGTTTCTGGGAATATTACAGAACCAAAAGTTTTAACAGAAATTAATAAAAAATTTAATGTAGAAAATTTTAATAAAAGAGGGAAGAAGTTTGTTGAAAAAGAGGTTGTTGTAGATGAACAGAAGAAAAAGAAAGTCAAAATACATTATAAAAAAACAGATCAAGTTCATCTTTCATTGGGAGTGAGAAGTTTCTCTTATGACCATAAAGATTCACAAACATTAAAAATAATTTCTCTTATATTGGGAGGATCAATGAGCTCGAGGCTTTTTATTAACTTGCGTGAAAGAAATGGTTTAGCTTATTACGTTAGAACAGGAGCGGAAACTTATAGTGATACTGGTTATATCACAACAGGCGCCGGTGTCCCTGTTGATAAAATTGAAAAAGCAATAGAAATAATAATAAAAGAATACAAAAAAATAACAACAAAACTGGTTGACCCAGCTGAACTGAAAAAAGCCAAAGACTTGATCTCCGGAAAAGTTGCTATTCAACTTGAGTCATCAGATAACGTTGCTAACTGGTATGGCCGTCAAGCTCTTATGATAAATACAGTGAAGAGGACAAATATTAAAACAAAAGAAAAGATTGAAAGCCCAGAAGAAGCTTTGAGAAAAATTCAAAAAGTAAATGTTTCTGATATAAAGAGAGTAGCTGGAGAGTTATTCCAGACTGATCAATTGAATTTAGCTGTTATTGGACCGTATAGGGATGTTAAGAAGTTTGAAGAGTTGTTGAAGATATAAAAAGAATTTCTAATGTTTAATTTTGAATTTTGATTCAATAACTAATAATTAATTTTTAATTATTAATTTCAATCTTGAAGAGAGGGCTTCTAAGTTTGGTGAAAACATTATTGACTTCTGTAAAATTGTTAATCAAGATATTATCAGTAAACCACTAATTAATCAGCTGGTTCGTTCAGGAACAAGTGTTGGGGCGAATTATTGTGAAGCAAATGGGGCTAGCTCAAAAAAGGACTTTAGGAATAAAATATATATTTGCAAAAAAGAAGCACAAGAAACAAAACATTGGTTAAAAATGATTGTTAAATATGATGATAAACTATCCGATAAAGCAAGAGATTTATGGAAAGAAGCTCAAGAGTTAACATTAATATTTGGCAAAATAGTTTCAACATTAAACAATAAAAATTGAATCAAAATTCAAAATTCAAAATTAATAATCATGATCTCCGATCAGGTAAAACTAAATAAGGAACAAAAACAGGCCGTTGAACACACCGATGGGCCTCTTTTGATTGTGGCTGGGGCTGGTACTGGGAAGACTAGTGTTTTGATTGAAAGGTTGGATTTTTTGATTAACACAAAAAAAATAAAAATTGATGATATCCTTTTAATGACCTTTACCGAAAAAGCAGCAGCCGAAATGGAAGAAAGAGCGGACAGGGTTTTGCCTTATGGTTATGTTGATTTATGGATAAATACTTTTCATAGTTTTTGCCAAAGAATACTTCGCGACCACTCTCTTGATATTGGTCTGCCTGGTAATTTCCGATTGATAACTCAAACTGAGCAATGGATTTTACTTAAAAAAAATCTTGAAAAATTAGAACTTGATTATTATAAACCACTAGGAAACCCCACTAAGTTTATTCACGAATTGATAAAACATTTTTCTCGTTTAAAAGATGAAAGTATTTCATCCAAAGAATATTCTGATTATATTAAAAAATTAAAAAAGGGTAGTGATGAAAACGACGATGAGGCTCAGTCAGAACTACAAAGATTGGATGAACTAGCACGGGCTTATGGAATATACAATCAAATTCTCCTCGATGAAGGCTTACTTGATTTTGGGGATTTGATAATGTATACCATAAAGCTCTTTAAAAGTAGACCAAATATTTTGAAGTATTATAGAACCAAGTTCAAATATATCATGGTTGATGAGTTTCAGGATACTAACTGGGCTCAATATGAATTGATAAAATTGCTTTCCGCACCAAAAAACAATTTAATGGTCGTGGGAGACGATGATCAATGTTTGCCTGGGGATAGTTTAGTGGAAATGAGAGACGGGAAGAAAAGAATTGATAAAATAAAAAAAGGAGAAGAAGTTCTAACAGCTGTTGGCAAAGGTCATTTGGGTTTCAGTAAAGTGGTCCAGGTTAGTAAAAATAAAAAGAAAACAAGATTAATAACACTAGAAACAAAGAGCGGTAAAAAAATAGCAACAACCGATAATCATAAATTATTTTGTTTTACACCGAGAAGTAATTATTTCTTAAATTCAGAAGGAGCAAAATTAGAAAAATTCTATTATGTTTATCTGATGCATAAGCAAGAACTTGGTTGGAGAATAGGAATTAGTAAAGATTTAGTAGTCCGACTTAGTTTAGAAAGATCAGCAGACAAGATAGTGGCTATATTAGCCTATAAAACTGAGGAAGAAGCACGTTATAATGAAGTATTATTGTCTCTAAAATATGGCATACCAACAGTTGTTTTTCAGGAACGAGAAGGGATGATGACAAAAAGGAAATGGAGCGAACAACTATATAAAGATTTAGATGTTGATAGCTCGGTAGATAATCTAGCTCGTGATTTAGGGATAGACTTGAATGCTCACCAGGTTTCGCTGGAGGCTGTCAAAAGAGGTGGAAAAACAAGGATAAAAATAAACATTGAAATGTGTTATCGGAATTATAGAAGCAAGAAGTCCAATGGTAAATATCTCGAAAATCCTTTGATATCCCATCTCCTGTCCCTAGAAACAAGTGATAAAAATACAATTAGGGTAATTAAGAAAATGGGCTTTGAGATGAGTAAGTCAAAAAATGGAAAAAGATTGAGAGTTAGCAATATTGATATTAGGGAAATAGGTCGTATAGCACAAAAAATTAAAAAAGAAACGGGAGCCATCATTGAAACGAAGATGAATGTTGGCAAAACAAAAATTCAGCATAAAAAATCTTTAGTTATTCCAGCCTCCAATGTTTTGCCAGGTATGTTTTTGCCAGTAGTAAAAAATAAAGAAGTTATTTACGAACAAATAATAAAAAGAAGTGAAGAAGAAAAAAATATTTCAGTTTATGATTTAGAGATTGATAAAACTCACAATTTTGTTTCGAATGATATTGTGGTTCATAATTCAGTGTATAAATTTAGGGGAGCATCAATCTCAAACATTATGCAATTTAAGGATGATTATCCTGATACTAAGGAGGTTGTTTTGGTGGAGAATTATCGTTCCGGACAAGATATTTTAGATAGGTCTTATGATTTTATTAAACACAATAATCCGAATAGACTTGAGGTAAAACTTAAAATAGATAAAAAACTAAAATCAAATTCTGAGGGAATTGGAGGAGTTGAACATTTGCATTTTCCAACAGATATTGATGAAGTGCGAGGAGTGGCAAATGAAATAAAAAATATTTTCAAGAATGACAAAGAGGCTCGTTGGTCTGACTTTGCAATCTTGGTTCGCGCTAACGACACTGCTTTGAAATTTATTTCCGAGCTAACTAGAGAGGGCGTTCCAAATCAATTTGTTTCCTTGCGAGGTCTTTATTTCAAGCCCGTGATTCTAGATGTGTTGGCCTATTTTAAACTTCTCGACAATTACCATGAGTCATCTGCCTTGTTTAGAGTTTTGAATATGGATCTTTTTAAAATTAATTATCACGACCTAGTAGCTATAAATAAATTTGCTAGAAGAAAGGTTTATTCAATGTATGAGGCGTTAAAAAACTTGGATAAAATAAAAGAAATATCACCAGAAACAGTACTTACCGCTAAAAAGCTACTCGGTTTTATTGATAAACACAGCAAAGACGCCAGGTTTGATAAGGCTTCAAAAATATTCCTAGATTTTGCTCGTGATTCTGGCTTGATGACTCACTATGATTTTAATCGCGACCAAGAAATATATGACTACCTAAACCAACTCTATAGAAAAATGAAAGATTATGAATCAGCTGATCCAGATTTCAAAATAAAGAATTTTGTAGAAGCGGTTGAGTTGGAAATGGAAGCTGGGGAGACTGGTTCACTATCTCAAAATTTTGAAGACTCTGAAAAAGTAAGCGTAATGACAGCGCACGCCTCCAAAGGGCTTGAATTTAATTATGTTTTTTTAGTCAATCTAGTAGATAAAAAATTCCCGACTATCGGTAAAAAAGAAAAAATACCAGTTCCAGATGGTCTCGTAAAAGAAAAGTTGCCAGAAGGAGATGTTCATATTGAAGAAGAGCGAAGACTTTTTTATGTCTCTCTAACTAGAGCTCGTAAAAAACTATTTTTAACAAGTGCTACTGATTATGGTGGAGCTCAAAATAAGAAAGTTTCAAAGTTTTTGGAAGAGATGGGCTTTAATATTGAATTCGAAAAAAAGGATCCTTCGACAAGCTCAGGACGGGGAAAGGTAAAAAGAAATGACCTTGTGGATGATTTATTTTCCAAAAAAATAAGCCAAGAAGAAAGAGACACTAAATATGAGTTGCCGAAAAGGTTTTCATTTTCTCAAATTGCAGCTTACACAAATTGTCCTTATCAATATCGTTTTAATTTTATTTTAAAAATACCTATTGATGATAAACAGAGCTTCATCTTTGGTCGCATTATGCATGACACTTTGCGTGATTTATTTCTACCGATGACTGACCCAATAGTAGCTCAACAAGAATTATTTGAAACGAAAAAAGCTAATAAGAAAAAAATATCCAGAAAAGACCTTTTAACTCTTTACGAAAATAATTGGAAAAACGATGGATATAGGAGTAAAAAGGACAGAGAAAAGTATTATGAAAAAGGTGGTGTTATTCTAAATACTCTCTATGATGATATGGAAAGAGACGGTTGGCCAAAGCCTGCTTTTATTGAAAAACCATTTAATATAAAAATGGGAGGATATATAGTGAAGGGAGCAATAGACAGAATAGATCATCTTGAAGATGGAACAGTAGAAATAATTGATTATAAGACAGGAGCTCCAAAAGAAAAATTAGATTTTTCAGATAAGCGACAATTATTATTATATAAAATTGCAACTGAAGAAGCCCTAGGTTTAAAGGTGTCTAAATCGAGCTTTTATTATTTGGAAAATAATAGTAAGATAAGTTTTGTAGCCAAAGAGAAAGAATTGGAAAAATTAGAAAATCTTATTCTGGATACAATTACCGAAATAAAACAAAGCACTTTTCCACCAACCCCTGGTTTTCTTTGTGCTTGGTGTGATTTTAATAGTATTTGTGAATTTAGAAAGAAGTAGAGAGGAGGCACTTACTTTTAAATTTTGATGAATAGCAATTTCCTATTGATTGATAATATTAAATAATTAAAATTCTAAGCTATAAATCCTAAACTCTAAACAAATTCAAAATTAAAAACTTTTTTGGATTTTGAAATTATTGTTTAGATATTGTTTAGAATTTAGATATTAGGATTTAGAGTTTTTGAAAGTATGTTTAGTGATTTTAAATTTTTATTGAATAGAGCAGTCAGAAGGTCAGGCGCCTCTGGTTTTGTTGATGAGAAAACCGTTTTAAGGTATTTTTCAAACTTTTTAAGAGAGGTTTTTGGTAAAAATGCTGACGATAAATTCAAAATTATAGATTTTAGCGATGGGGTTATAAATGTAGCTTCTCTTTGCGAACTAAATGCAGTAAATTTGCGGAATAAAGAGCAATCACTAGTTGACAAATTAAATGAAAAATTGGATAAAAAACTAGTTAAAGAGATTAGAGTTTTAACTTGAAATATTGCATTATTGGTGCTAATATTGAAACATGCAACGAAATCGTTGTGTGTTTTTTCACTTGAGGGCCACATGCCCCAAATATACAAAAACACTTTGTGTTTTATAAAGTTTTAACTATATATGACTCTAAAAAAATATATAAGTACAATGCTTGCTGTTGTTTCTGTCTCCTGGATTTCCTGGATTTTTGTAATAAATATAATTGACCCATATTTAACAAATTGGATAGGGATTGCCCTGTTTTACGGCTCACTTTTTCTAGCTTTATTGGGCACGGCTTCACTCCTGGGTTTTATTGTAAGATTTGTAGCACTGAGACAAAAGTTAGCTTTCAGGGTTGTAAATGATGCCTTTAGACAATCATTTTTCTTCTCTTTTTTTCTTTTGGCAATTTTATTTTTATTATCAAAAGGATTGTTCTCATGGCTTAACTTAGTATTTTTAATAAGTGGATTATCTGTTTTAGAATTTTTTCTAATCAGTGTAAGAAAATAAATAATCCCTCCTACGCCAAGGCTTCGGAGGGCAGATATGATATGCAAGAAAAAATTGATAAATTAAAAAAAGAAATTCTGGATAGTATTTCTGACATCAAAGAAACTAAAGCTATTAAAGAATTAGAACTTTTTTATCTTGGGAGAAAGGGTAAATTAACCTCTGTTTTAAGAGATATTTCTAGTGTTCCAAAGGAAAGAAGAGCAGCGATGGGGAAATTGGCTAATGAAATTAAAAATGAAATACAGGCTAAATTTAATGAAGCAAAAAAAAGATTTGAACAAACTCCTCAGACAGATGAACAAAATGATGTAACTCTTCCAGGACTAAAACAAAAGATAGGTCATATTCATCCAATAACCCAGCTCCAATATGAGATGGAAGATTTATTTACTTCGATGGGATTTACTACTCTAGATGGTCCCGAACTTGAAAGTGACTATTATAATTTTGAAGCAATAAATATCCCACCATACCACCCAGCGAGAGATACTCAAGATACTTTCTATATTGATAAGCCAAACAAAGAAGGAGAGAACGACCTTGTTATGAGAACGCACACTTCTTCTGTTCAGGTGAGAGCAATGTTAAAACATGGGGCACCTATGAGAGCGATTGTTCCAGGTCGTGTTTTTCGGTCTGAAGCCACAGATGCTAGGCATGAACACACCTTTTATCAGGTTGAGGGTTTTGTGATAGACAAGGATATTAATTTTGCACACATGAAAGGTATTTTGGAGTTGGTTGGCAAAAAACTTTTTGGACCAGATACAAAAATTAGAATGAGGCCAAAATATTATCCTTTTGTTGAGCCTGGGTCAAACGGAGAATACACTTGTTTCCTCTGTCATGGGAAAGGTTGTACCTTGTGTAAAAAAACAGGTTGGCTTGAAATACTTGGTTCAGGAATGATACACCCCAACGTTCTTCGAGCAGGAGGAATTGACCCCGATGTATATCAGGGATACGCTTTTGGTTTTGGGCTAAACAGACTGGCTCAACTTAAATACAAAACAGATGACGTTAGGCTTTTTAATGGTGGTGATTTAAGGTTTATGAAGCAGTTTTAATAAAAAATATGTATATTT
This Patescibacteria group bacterium DNA region includes the following protein-coding sequences:
- a CDS encoding four helix bundle protein; this translates as MNFNLEERASKFGENIIDFCKIVNQDIISKPLINQLVRSGTSVGANYCEANGASSKKDFRNKIYICKKEAQETKHWLKMIVKYDDKLSDKARDLWKEAQELTLIFGKIVSTLNNKN
- a CDS encoding pitrilysin family protein, giving the protein MFKKNTLTNGLTVITAPSRGTMTATILIMVGTGAKYENEKNSGLSHFLEHVFFKGTKNRPTAHSIVSELDGLGCDYNAFTGKEYTGYYIKVDATKLNKAIDILSDMFLNSKFDASEINRERGVIIEELNMYRDNPMMYIEDIFEECLYGDTPAGRDTIGTKENILNLKRSEFVNYVESQYGPENTFVVVSGNITEPKVLTEINKKFNVENFNKRGKKFVEKEVVVDEQKKKKVKIHYKKTDQVHLSLGVRSFSYDHKDSQTLKIISLILGGSMSSRLFINLRERNGLAYYVRTGAETYSDTGYITTGAGVPVDKIEKAIEIIIKEYKKITTKLVDPAELKKAKDLISGKVAIQLESSDNVANWYGRQALMINTVKRTNIKTKEKIESPEEALRKIQKVNVSDIKRVAGELFQTDQLNLAVIGPYRDVKKFEELLKI
- a CDS encoding UvrD-helicase domain-containing protein, with product MISDQVKLNKEQKQAVEHTDGPLLIVAGAGTGKTSVLIERLDFLINTKKIKIDDILLMTFTEKAAAEMEERADRVLPYGYVDLWINTFHSFCQRILRDHSLDIGLPGNFRLITQTEQWILLKKNLEKLELDYYKPLGNPTKFIHELIKHFSRLKDESISSKEYSDYIKKLKKGSDENDDEAQSELQRLDELARAYGIYNQILLDEGLLDFGDLIMYTIKLFKSRPNILKYYRTKFKYIMVDEFQDTNWAQYELIKLLSAPKNNLMVVGDDDQCLPGDSLVEMRDGKKRIDKIKKGEEVLTAVGKGHLGFSKVVQVSKNKKKTRLITLETKSGKKIATTDNHKLFCFTPRSNYFLNSEGAKLEKFYYVYLMHKQELGWRIGISKDLVVRLSLERSADKIVAILAYKTEEEARYNEVLLSLKYGIPTVVFQEREGMMTKRKWSEQLYKDLDVDSSVDNLARDLGIDLNAHQVSLEAVKRGGKTRIKINIEMCYRNYRSKKSNGKYLENPLISHLLSLETSDKNTIRVIKKMGFEMSKSKNGKRLRVSNIDIREIGRIAQKIKKETGAIIETKMNVGKTKIQHKKSLVIPASNVLPGMFLPVVKNKEVIYEQIIKRSEEEKNISVYDLEIDKTHNFVSNDIVVHNSVYKFRGASISNIMQFKDDYPDTKEVVLVENYRSGQDILDRSYDFIKHNNPNRLEVKLKIDKKLKSNSEGIGGVEHLHFPTDIDEVRGVANEIKNIFKNDKEARWSDFAILVRANDTALKFISELTREGVPNQFVSLRGLYFKPVILDVLAYFKLLDNYHESSALFRVLNMDLFKINYHDLVAINKFARRKVYSMYEALKNLDKIKEISPETVLTAKKLLGFIDKHSKDARFDKASKIFLDFARDSGLMTHYDFNRDQEIYDYLNQLYRKMKDYESADPDFKIKNFVEAVELEMEAGETGSLSQNFEDSEKVSVMTAHASKGLEFNYVFLVNLVDKKFPTIGKKEKIPVPDGLVKEKLPEGDVHIEEERRLFYVSLTRARKKLFLTSATDYGGAQNKKVSKFLEEMGFNIEFEKKDPSTSSGRGKVKRNDLVDDLFSKKISQEERDTKYELPKRFSFSQIAAYTNCPYQYRFNFILKIPIDDKQSFIFGRIMHDTLRDLFLPMTDPIVAQQELFETKKANKKKISRKDLLTLYENNWKNDGYRSKKDREKYYEKGGVILNTLYDDMERDGWPKPAFIEKPFNIKMGGYIVKGAIDRIDHLEDGTVEIIDYKTGAPKEKLDFSDKRQLLLYKIATEEALGLKVSKSSFYYLENNSKISFVAKEKELEKLENLILDTITEIKQSTFPPTPGFLCAWCDFNSICEFRKK
- the pheS gene encoding phenylalanine--tRNA ligase subunit alpha is translated as MQEKIDKLKKEILDSISDIKETKAIKELELFYLGRKGKLTSVLRDISSVPKERRAAMGKLANEIKNEIQAKFNEAKKRFEQTPQTDEQNDVTLPGLKQKIGHIHPITQLQYEMEDLFTSMGFTTLDGPELESDYYNFEAINIPPYHPARDTQDTFYIDKPNKEGENDLVMRTHTSSVQVRAMLKHGAPMRAIVPGRVFRSEATDARHEHTFYQVEGFVIDKDINFAHMKGILELVGKKLFGPDTKIRMRPKYYPFVEPGSNGEYTCFLCHGKGCTLCKKTGWLEILGSGMIHPNVLRAGGIDPDVYQGYAFGFGLNRLAQLKYKTDDVRLFNGGDLRFMKQF
- a CDS encoding four helix bundle protein gives rise to the protein MEGKSSYYNLEDRTFKFAQDVRNFLKIISKSISNFEDAKQLVRSSGSVGANYIEANESFSKKDFIHRVKISRKEAKESRYWLLLLDINSDNLDKQRKVLVNEVTELMKIFGAIIEKSK